A segment of the Phorcysia thermohydrogeniphila genome:
TCGCAATAAAGCGGGTTGCTATCTGAACCCCACTTGCTCCCATCTCAAAGGCCCTTGCCATGTCCTTTCCGTCAAAGATACCGCCGGCGGCTATTACGGGAATGTTTACAGCCTTCACAATATCTGGAAGGATATCCCACAAGCTATCCATCGTTCCCAAGTGTCCACCGGCATCACCGCTCTCAACAATCACAGCAGCAGCGCCAAGCCTTTCAGAGAGCTTTGCCCCCTTTGGAGTGGCTACAATCTCAACAAGGGGAACGTCAAAGGTGTTGCATATCTTAAAGACGTCCTTGCCAAAACCTGCTCCCTGAATAATCAGGTCAGCCCCGGCATCTATCGCCGTCATTAAGAGCTCGTAGAAGTGGGTAAGGGCGTACATAATGTTCACGCCGATTATTCCGTTAGGAGCAAGTTCTTTGGCCTTCCTTATCTCTTCAGCCAGCTCCCAAGCGTAGTGGTAGGGTTTTAGGCCAACGCTCTCAACGTCAATTCCTTTACAGGTGGTCTTCTTCGGCTTGCTCCTGTCCTTTTCGTGAAGGAGAACTGCAGAGATAACCCCAATTCCGCCGGCATTGGCAACGGCTGCTGCTAACTTATGGAGGGATACCTTCGCACCCATCCCTCCCTGAATGATTGGATACTTGGGTTCTAAGTCCTTGATTCTAAGCCTCGGCAACCTACTCATTTAAACTCCTTATAAGAATTTTTTTTATGATTTCAGTATCTTCTGAACTGATAATTTTAAAACCTTTTTCTGAGAGAAGGGCTGCAGTTACCCCCATTCCCTCTTTCAAGTTATCTGTATCAAACTCGTAGATTTTCTTCACTCCACAGGAAGGACTTTTTTCCTTAAGTATACACGCTACAAGTCTATCACCAAGGAGCTCCGCCGCCTTAAGGGTCTCATAAGCCCCCCTTAAGAAGTTCTCCGTCACGTCTTTAAAAGAACCATCAACTGTTAAAACTTTTCCCTTCCCAGAGAGAACGTCCTTACCGTCACCACCCTTTATCTTGGCAGGAGACCTCGGAGTTGGAAGTCCGCCGAGCTGTTCAGGACAAACAGGAACTACAAAACCTCTACGAAAGGCCTCAACGATAAGTTCAGACCTGTTGTTACCTCCGTTATACTTACAGTTAAAGCCAACAAGACAAGCACTAACGAGAATAAGTTTACTCATCCTTAACAACTACCTCGTGGAAAGGTCTTAAGGCAACATCTTCTGCAATTTCCCTTAGCCTCTCTACGCTAATTCCTTCAATCATCTCAATAAAGGAAGAATCGTAGGAGTAACCTTTCCCCATAACTTCCCAGAAACCTGCATACCAAGACTTCTTACTCCTCGTCTCGTGGTCCAGCTCAAAGCCTCCTCTGAGGTAGCGCTTCGCCCTACTAACGCTCTCAGGAGTTACAAAGTCCGGAAGGTTTCTAAGGAGCTCCAAAAGCGCCTTCTCAACATCTTTTTCCTTTTCTGGAGAAGTTCCTATATAAAGGAAAAGTCTACTTTTTCCAAGGCGGGTAGGATAAATAGAACCTGTTGAGTAGGCAAATCCTCTTTTTTCGCGGAGCTCCTGAAAAAGAACTGAACCTATCCCTTCCCCAATCAGTGTATTCAGAAGGCGAAATTCAACGTAACCTCCCTCGTTAACTGCCGGCGCCTCAACAGCAACCATAAGAAAGCTCTGGGCAGAGCCTTTCCTCTTTACAACCTCTTTTTTGGTTTCCCGAATCCCAGTAGTAGGTCTTTTTAAATCTCCCGGGAAGGTTTCTAAACCTTCCAGTAGAGGAAGTATCTCCTCAAGGGAGTGGAGCTTCCCACAGATTGAAAAGACAGTTCCTTCAGGGAAAATGGAACCCCTAAACCAGCTTTCAGCTTCCTCCAGAGAGGTTGAGGAAACGCTTTCTTCGCTACCGTAGGGCATATTCTCGTAAGATGTTCCACAGTAAGTCATCTTAACTATCTTCTCGTAGGCAAGCGAAAAGGAGTTTTCTATCTTAGAGCGAATAGCGGCTAAGAGAGATTCCTTTTCAACCTTGAAGCTCTCGGCAGAGAAATCTGGGTTTTCCACTACCTCTTTAAACAACCTGAAGAACTCAACTACCCCTTCTGGAACGACCTGAAACCTTACTAAGGAGTAGTCAACTGAAACTTCTGGAACAAAAGGAGTCCCAAAACGCTCCTGAAGTTTTGAAAACTCTAAAGGAGAGCGTAGAGAACTTCTCTTAAAGGCCGTTTTAAAAGACAGCGTAGTAATTCCGGGCTTTCTGTCAAAAGAAGAACCTCTTGGGATAAAAACGTTGCATGCAACTATTTCAAAGCCGTCAACAGGGTTTAGCAGAACCTTTATACCGTTACGAAGTTTGATCAGCTCCATCAGAAGTCCTCTAGAGCCGGAACTACTGGTAGTGAGGAGTAATCTGCACCCTTAACGATTACCTTTCTGCCAGAGAGCTCTATCCGCCCGTCAACAAACCACTTAACGGCCTGAGGGTATATCCTGTGCTCGTACCTTAGGATTCTCTCTGAAAGGGTCTCAGGCGTATCGTCCGGAGAAACGGGAACTGCAACCTGAACAATAATGGGACCTGTATCAACCCCCTTATCAACAAAGTGAACTGTAGCCCCCGA
Coding sequences within it:
- a CDS encoding NAD(P)H-dependent flavin oxidoreductase, with product MSRLPRLRIKDLEPKYPIIQGGMGAKVSLHKLAAAVANAGGIGVISAVLLHEKDRSKPKKTTCKGIDVESVGLKPYHYAWELAEEIRKAKELAPNGIIGVNIMYALTHFYELLMTAIDAGADLIIQGAGFGKDVFKICNTFDVPLVEIVATPKGAKLSERLGAAAVIVESGDAGGHLGTMDSLWDILPDIVKAVNIPVIAAGGIFDGKDMARAFEMGASGVQIATRFIATYECDAAQEFKDYIIKAKPEDSIYIKSPVGMPAHAVRNPFTERLEKEGKIPHSCPYKCLKTCPGPDSIYCIADVLLKSVEGDVVEGLVFSGSNVGRVNRMYHVDELMRELVEECEEELERKGLNFGGEQ
- a CDS encoding DUF523 domain-containing protein produces the protein MSKLILVSACLVGFNCKYNGGNNRSELIVEAFRRGFVVPVCPEQLGGLPTPRSPAKIKGGDGKDVLSGKGKVLTVDGSFKDVTENFLRGAYETLKAAELLGDRLVACILKEKSPSCGVKKIYEFDTDNLKEGMGVTAALLSEKGFKIISSEDTEIIKKILIRSLNE
- a CDS encoding M16 family metallopeptidase translates to MELIKLRNGIKVLLNPVDGFEIVACNVFIPRGSSFDRKPGITTLSFKTAFKRSSLRSPLEFSKLQERFGTPFVPEVSVDYSLVRFQVVPEGVVEFFRLFKEVVENPDFSAESFKVEKESLLAAIRSKIENSFSLAYEKIVKMTYCGTSYENMPYGSEESVSSTSLEEAESWFRGSIFPEGTVFSICGKLHSLEEILPLLEGLETFPGDLKRPTTGIRETKKEVVKRKGSAQSFLMVAVEAPAVNEGGYVEFRLLNTLIGEGIGSVLFQELREKRGFAYSTGSIYPTRLGKSRLFLYIGTSPEKEKDVEKALLELLRNLPDFVTPESVSRAKRYLRGGFELDHETRSKKSWYAGFWEVMGKGYSYDSSFIEMIEGISVERLREIAEDVALRPFHEVVVKDE